One window of Chryseobacterium indologenes genomic DNA carries:
- the yidC gene encoding membrane protein insertase YidC — protein MQQNNGIDKKQMISFAVLCLVLFGFMFYFQNKQAKEEELKAQQQKTEQVKNAVKQTQANNINPNVTPGAIQTASLSNTELNVEFSSLGGQVSKVQLSKYKAYDHKTDKADLPLYLINKNNSNYGFQFKDKTGKVINTKDLVFSPAVNGNAVTMTANYNGAVIQFIYTLLPKYTLDFKVRTQGLANITSDNKADFIWDYNVRNLEKGRAQEQSHSEFSYAFNNYKDYDYDGRTTMDEEKETLNWIGVKQQFFSSVIEAKNGFTHSKGNQETVEEGEYLKKLNYEGFVQMTGSELNQDFTWYFMPLDLPLLKSYDKNFDEILPLGWSFIGWMNRYFFMWLYSVIAGWGLSAGWVIFVMTIIVKLILSPIMYKQHKLSAMMKVIRPEIDEANAKFKDADPMKKQQATMEIYRKAGVNQMAGCLPALVQIPIFYALFRFFPNFIDLRGQGFWFAKDLTAYDDLIKLPFKVPFLGDHLSIFALACTIVILIYTVMTSGNMQQPQQEGMPNMKVLMYIFPITFLFFLNTSASGLSWYYFVSNAINILIILVIKYLILDEKKIHAQIQSNKEKPKAEGKFQKRMREMMEKAQEQQKVQEQQRTKKK, from the coding sequence ATGCAACAAAACAACGGAATCGATAAGAAGCAAATGATTAGTTTCGCGGTTTTATGCCTGGTTCTCTTCGGTTTTATGTTCTATTTCCAGAACAAACAAGCGAAAGAAGAGGAGTTAAAAGCTCAGCAGCAGAAAACGGAACAGGTAAAAAATGCCGTAAAACAAACTCAGGCAAACAATATCAATCCAAATGTAACTCCGGGTGCAATTCAGACCGCGAGCCTGTCAAACACAGAATTAAATGTTGAGTTCTCAAGCTTAGGAGGACAGGTTTCTAAAGTTCAGCTTTCAAAATATAAAGCATATGATCACAAAACAGATAAAGCAGATCTTCCTCTTTATCTGATCAATAAAAATAATTCTAACTACGGTTTTCAATTTAAAGATAAAACAGGGAAAGTAATCAATACTAAAGATTTAGTCTTCTCACCTGCTGTTAATGGAAATGCGGTAACGATGACGGCCAATTATAATGGTGCTGTTATCCAGTTTATTTATACATTACTTCCAAAATATACCTTAGATTTTAAAGTAAGAACTCAAGGTTTAGCCAATATCACATCTGACAATAAAGCAGATTTTATCTGGGATTACAATGTAAGAAACCTGGAAAAAGGTAGAGCTCAGGAGCAGTCTCACTCAGAATTCTCTTATGCTTTCAATAATTATAAGGATTATGATTATGATGGAAGAACTACAATGGATGAGGAGAAAGAAACGCTTAACTGGATTGGAGTAAAGCAGCAGTTCTTTTCTTCAGTGATTGAAGCTAAAAATGGTTTCACACATAGTAAGGGTAACCAGGAGACTGTTGAGGAAGGAGAGTATTTGAAGAAACTAAATTATGAAGGTTTCGTTCAGATGACCGGAAGTGAATTGAATCAGGACTTTACGTGGTATTTTATGCCATTAGATTTGCCATTGTTGAAATCTTATGATAAAAACTTTGATGAGATCTTACCATTAGGATGGTCTTTTATCGGTTGGATGAACCGTTATTTCTTTATGTGGTTGTATAGTGTTATCGCTGGCTGGGGATTATCTGCAGGCTGGGTAATTTTTGTAATGACAATCATTGTGAAGCTGATCTTATCACCAATTATGTATAAGCAGCATAAATTGAGTGCGATGATGAAGGTGATCCGTCCGGAAATTGATGAAGCTAATGCTAAATTTAAGGATGCAGATCCAATGAAGAAACAGCAGGCTACAATGGAGATTTATAGAAAAGCCGGAGTGAATCAGATGGCGGGATGTTTACCTGCATTGGTTCAGATTCCTATCTTCTATGCATTGTTCCGTTTCTTCCCGAACTTTATTGACCTTAGAGGACAAGGGTTCTGGTTTGCAAAAGATTTAACAGCTTATGATGATTTGATCAAACTTCCGTTTAAAGTTCCTTTCCTGGGAGATCACTTAAGTATTTTTGCATTAGCTTGTACAATTGTTATCTTAATATATACGGTAATGACTTCAGGAAATATGCAGCAGCCTCAACAGGAAGGAATGCCAAACATGAAGGTTTTAATGTATATCTTCCCGATTACATTCCTATTCTTCCTTAATACTTCGGCTTCAGGTCTTTCATGGTATTATTTTGTATCGAATGCTATTAACATCTTAATCATCCTTGTAATTAAATACCTAATCCTGGATGAAAAGAAAATCCATGCTCAGATTCAGTCTAACAAGGAAAAACCGAAAGCAGAAGGTAAATTCCAGAAGAGAATGAGAGAAATGATGGAGAAAGCTCAGGAGCAGCAAAAAGTTCAGGAGCAGCAGAGAACTAAGAAAAAATAA
- a CDS encoding CTP synthase codes for MSKKNTKYIFVTGGVTSSLGKGIVSASLGLLLKSRGFNVTIQKLDPYINIDPGTLNPYEHGECYVTEDGAETDLDLGHYERYLDAPTSQNNNVTTGKIYQTVIEKERKGDFLGKTVQVIPHITNEIKRRIKMLSKQNYDIIITEIGGTVGDIESLPYIETVRQLKWELGEKNSMVIHLTLLPYLASSGELKTKPSQHSVRQLMESGIMADVLVCRTEHKIPKDQRAKLAQFCNVALENVIECKDLETIYEVPMYLQKQNFDDVVLKELDLKSDKTADLKDWKSFLKKFQNPKKTVEIALVGKYVSLQDSYISIAEAFKHAGADLETEVKVRWVYSGDITEENIKDTLKGVNGILVAPGFGDRGIEGKVLTAKYARENKIPMLGICLGMQIMTIEFARNVLGHTKANSMEFDTATPDPVISLMEEQKNVVDKGGTMRLGAWKCSLKNGSKLFDIYGSKNISERHRHRYEFNSDYLQEFEKNGFLATGTNPETGLVEALELPDHPFYVGVQYHPEYKSTVATPHPLFRAFIKACEKK; via the coding sequence ATGAGTAAAAAGAATACAAAGTACATCTTTGTGACAGGAGGTGTAACTTCATCTTTGGGAAAGGGAATCGTTTCTGCTTCTCTGGGACTTCTACTAAAATCACGCGGCTTTAATGTAACGATCCAAAAATTAGATCCTTATATCAATATCGACCCAGGAACTTTGAACCCTTATGAGCACGGAGAGTGCTATGTAACTGAAGATGGTGCGGAGACAGATCTGGATTTAGGCCACTATGAGCGTTACCTTGATGCTCCTACATCCCAAAACAACAACGTTACTACAGGAAAAATTTATCAGACTGTAATTGAGAAAGAAAGAAAAGGAGATTTCCTTGGAAAAACAGTTCAGGTAATTCCTCATATTACTAACGAAATCAAACGTAGAATTAAAATGCTTTCCAAACAGAACTACGATATCATCATTACGGAGATCGGAGGAACTGTTGGAGATATTGAATCTTTACCTTATATTGAAACTGTTCGTCAGTTAAAATGGGAGTTAGGAGAGAAAAATTCTATGGTGATTCACCTTACTTTACTGCCATACCTGGCTTCAAGTGGAGAATTAAAAACAAAACCATCCCAGCACTCAGTTCGTCAATTGATGGAAAGCGGAATTATGGCAGATGTTTTAGTGTGCAGAACAGAACATAAAATTCCTAAAGATCAGAGAGCAAAGCTTGCTCAATTCTGTAACGTTGCCTTAGAAAACGTTATCGAGTGTAAAGATCTGGAAACAATCTATGAAGTTCCGATGTATCTTCAGAAACAAAACTTTGATGATGTAGTATTGAAAGAACTGGATCTGAAAAGTGATAAAACAGCTGATCTTAAAGACTGGAAGAGTTTCCTTAAGAAATTCCAGAACCCTAAGAAAACAGTTGAGATTGCATTGGTTGGAAAATATGTTTCTCTTCAGGATTCTTATATTTCCATTGCTGAAGCTTTCAAACATGCAGGAGCTGACCTTGAAACTGAAGTAAAAGTAAGATGGGTATACAGTGGAGATATCACAGAAGAAAATATTAAAGATACTCTGAAAGGAGTAAATGGTATCCTTGTAGCTCCAGGTTTCGGAGACAGAGGAATTGAAGGAAAAGTTCTTACCGCAAAATATGCAAGAGAAAATAAAATTCCAATGTTGGGAATCTGTTTAGGAATGCAGATCATGACGATTGAATTTGCAAGAAATGTCTTAGGGCACACCAAAGCAAACTCAATGGAATTTGATACAGCAACTCCGGATCCTGTAATTTCTTTAATGGAAGAACAGAAAAATGTGGTAGATAAAGGAGGAACAATGCGTCTTGGAGCATGGAAATGTTCTTTGAAAAACGGTTCTAAACTATTTGACATCTACGGAAGCAAGAATATTTCTGAAAGACACCGTCACCGTTATGAATTCAACAGTGATTATCTCCAGGAATTTGAGAAAAATGGTTTCCTTGCTACAGGTACAAACCCTGAAACAGGTTTGGTAGAAGCGCTTGAGCTTCCTGATCACCCGTTCTATGTGGGAGTTCAGTATCACCCGGAATATAAAAGTACGGTAGCAACACCGCATCCTTTATTCAGAGCTTTCATCAAGGCTTGCGAAAAAAAATAA
- a CDS encoding YceI family protein has translation MKKVFLSFVFTLLSIIAFAQGTWQVDQMHSSINFNIKHMGISFVQGRFDKFDGKAATSSANLDNADLNFSISVPTINTGVDMRDRHLISEEFFDVAKYPTIEFKSSSVTKDKNNNYIVKGKLTMKGVEKEISAPATFGGITKNKDGKEVMGIQTKFTVNRLDYGIKYDSSGAGIAKDVEVTAYFEFVKQ, from the coding sequence ATGAAAAAAGTATTTTTATCTTTCGTATTTACGCTTCTGAGTATTATTGCTTTTGCACAGGGAACCTGGCAGGTGGATCAAATGCATTCATCAATTAACTTTAATATCAAGCACATGGGAATTAGTTTCGTGCAGGGAAGGTTTGATAAATTTGATGGAAAAGCAGCCACTAGTAGTGCTAATCTGGATAATGCCGATTTAAACTTTTCTATCAGTGTTCCAACCATTAATACTGGGGTGGACATGAGAGACAGACATCTTATAAGCGAAGAGTTTTTTGATGTTGCCAAATATCCAACTATCGAATTTAAAAGTTCTTCCGTCACAAAAGATAAAAACAACAATTATATTGTAAAAGGAAAACTGACAATGAAAGGAGTGGAAAAAGAAATCAGTGCTCCGGCTACATTCGGTGGAATTACAAAAAATAAAGACGGAAAAGAAGTTATGGGAATTCAGACAAAATTTACAGTGAATCGTCTGGATTATGGAATTAAATATGATTCGTCTGGTGCTGGAATAGCAAAAGATGTTGAAGTAACAGCTTATTTTGAATTTGTTAAGCAGTAA
- the radA gene encoding DNA repair protein RadA, protein MAKLKTAYFCQNCGTQYPQWLGQCKNCGEWNTLVEEVVEKPSHKTPPFSKTKQHVINIVEVVTSEEPRIKTPSDELNRVLGGGIVLGSVTLIGGEPGIGKSTLLLQLALKMKKKIFYVSGEESASQIKMRADRLTDIQNPNCFLFTETSLEKILHEAKKLEPDFMIIDSIQTLQSQLIESSPGTVSQIRECSNEIIKYAKENNTPVFLVGHITKDGQIAGPKVLEHMVDVVLNFDGDRNHLFRLLRANKNRFGSTSEIGIYEMVSQGLKEIKNPSEILITKKFEELSGNSVAVTLEGNRPMLLEIQALVSTAVYGTPQRSSTGFDSKRLNMLLAVLEKRAGFQLGAKDVFLNITGGIKTDDPALDLAVVASVLSSNEDIAISEHYCFAGEIGLSGEIRPVAQVEQRITEAEKLGYEKIFVSNLNKIPKRKFGIKIEEVSKIEDFHERLF, encoded by the coding sequence ATGGCAAAACTGAAAACAGCATATTTCTGTCAAAACTGCGGAACACAATATCCTCAATGGCTCGGGCAATGTAAAAACTGTGGAGAATGGAACACTCTGGTGGAAGAAGTGGTTGAAAAACCTTCTCATAAAACTCCGCCTTTCTCAAAAACCAAACAACATGTGATCAATATTGTTGAAGTAGTAACGAGTGAAGAGCCGAGAATAAAAACTCCTTCTGATGAATTGAACCGTGTTTTAGGAGGTGGAATTGTTTTAGGTTCCGTTACTTTGATTGGTGGTGAACCTGGAATCGGGAAGTCTACCCTCCTGCTTCAGCTTGCTTTGAAAATGAAGAAAAAAATCTTCTATGTTTCGGGGGAAGAAAGTGCTTCTCAGATCAAAATGAGAGCAGACAGGCTTACAGATATTCAAAATCCAAACTGCTTTCTGTTTACTGAAACGTCATTGGAAAAAATCCTTCACGAGGCCAAAAAACTGGAACCGGATTTCATGATCATTGACTCTATTCAGACTCTGCAATCTCAACTGATAGAAAGTTCTCCGGGAACCGTTTCCCAAATCCGGGAATGCTCCAATGAGATCATCAAATATGCCAAAGAAAACAATACTCCGGTGTTTCTTGTAGGACACATTACCAAAGACGGGCAGATTGCAGGACCAAAAGTTCTGGAACACATGGTGGATGTGGTTCTGAATTTTGATGGAGACCGTAATCACCTTTTCAGATTGCTGAGAGCGAATAAAAACCGTTTTGGATCTACTTCCGAGATTGGTATCTATGAAATGGTTTCTCAGGGATTAAAAGAAATTAAAAATCCTTCTGAAATCCTGATCACCAAGAAATTTGAGGAACTGTCCGGTAACTCCGTTGCGGTAACTCTGGAAGGAAACCGACCTATGCTTCTGGAAATTCAGGCATTGGTAAGTACTGCCGTGTATGGTACCCCTCAAAGAAGCTCTACCGGTTTTGATTCTAAGAGGCTGAATATGCTTTTGGCTGTACTGGAAAAAAGAGCTGGTTTCCAACTGGGGGCAAAAGACGTTTTCCTGAATATTACCGGAGGGATAAAAACGGATGACCCGGCACTGGATCTGGCAGTGGTAGCTTCTGTTCTTTCATCCAATGAGGATATTGCTATCTCAGAACACTACTGTTTTGCCGGAGAAATAGGGCTAAGTGGTGAAATACGTCCTGTAGCACAAGTGGAACAAAGAATTACTGAAGCTGAAAAACTGGGTTATGAAAAAATATTTGTTTCCAATCTTAATAAAATTCCGAAAAGAAAGTTTGGGATAAAGATCGAGGAAGTGAGTAAGATTGAGGATTTCCATGAAAGGCTTTTCTAA